A window of the Hordeum vulgare subsp. vulgare chromosome 5H, MorexV3_pseudomolecules_assembly, whole genome shotgun sequence genome harbors these coding sequences:
- the LOC123398264 gene encoding uncharacterized protein LOC123398264, which translates to MQMQGLARAARGLWPAAAAAGSRGQVQPSRGIVVQVRDGNLERALQVMERKMRSSGIERLIKRRTEHHVKNSEKRVLARKALMARVRSQELGKSLRDILIKKIRGQ; encoded by the exons ATGCAGATGCAGGGACTAGCACGAGCGGCGCGGGGGctctggccggcggcggcggccgcgggGAGCCGCGGGCAGGTGCAGCCGTCCCGGGGGATCGTGGTGCAGGTGAGGGACGGCAACCTGGAGCGCGCGCTCCAGGTGATGGAGCGCAAGATGCGGTCCAGCGGCATCGAGCGGCTCATCAAGCGCCGGACGGAGCACCACGTCAAGAACTCGGAGAAGCGCGTGCTCGCGCGCAAGGCGCTCATGGCGCGCGTCCGCTCCCAGGAGCTCGGCAAGAGCCTCCGCGACATCCTCATCAAGAAGATCAG GGGTCAGTAA